One Cuculus canorus isolate bCucCan1 chromosome 2, bCucCan1.pri, whole genome shotgun sequence genomic region harbors:
- the HEPACAM2 gene encoding HEPACAM family member 2, with translation MLLWSPLANFFWDLQCKIYFLLVGICSALKLTVPSHTIHGIEGQPLCLSVDYNFNTTASEIQIIWLFERPQSNPKYLLGSVNQTVVPDLEYQHKFTLIPPNASLMINPLHISDEGNYIIKVNIRGNGTIAASQKIQVAVDVPVTKPIVRTEPSSGVVEYVGNITLKCTVGKGTRVVYQWMKNGKPLLASPNYTFSSNNATLLIVPVVKEDTGNYSCLVSNPVSAMESEIIAPIIYYGPYGLRVKSDKGVNIGAVFTIDMGEVILFDCSADSNPPNTYLWIQRGDNTTRVIKYGPHLEVVSDEVAQKTMDYMCCAFNNVTGKRDETHFTVVVTSVGLEKLAQKGKSLSSLAVITGISLFLILAMGFLFIWKRYQPYKVIQQKLQSRPEADYRKAQTFSGHESALDDFGIYEFVAIPDPASSSRVSSQSVPGSDFVPGQDMLSTIYEVIQHVPEQPQQDHQQ, from the exons AGGGCCAACCGCTATGTCTTTCTGTTGACTACAATTTCAACACTACAGCTTCTGAAATCCAAATTATTTGGCTTTTTGAGAGGCCTCAAAGTAATCCAAAATACTTGCTTGGCTCTGTAAATCAAACAGTTGTTCCAGACTTGGAATATCAGCACAAATTTACCCTCATACCACCAAATGCATCTTTGATGATCAATCCATTGCATATCAGTGATGAAGGCAATTATATCATAAAAGTAAATATCCGTGGAAATGGGACAATAGCTGCCAGTCAAAAGATTCAAGTGGCCGTCGATG TTCCTGTCACAAAGCCAATTGTACGTACTGAACCATCTTCAGGGGTAGTGGAGTATGTAGGGAATATTACATTAAAATGTACTGTGGGTAAAGGCACAAGGGTAGTTTACCAGTGGATGAAAAATGGTAAGCCTCTCCTTGCCAGCCCCAATTACACCTTTTCATCAAACAATGCAACACTGCTGATTGTTCCTGTTGTAAAAGAAGACACTGGGAATTACAGCTGTCTGGTATCTAACCCTGTCAGTGCAATggaaagtgaaataattgcACCAATCATATATT ATGGACCTTACGGACTTAGAGTTAAATCAGACAAAGGTGTGAATATTGGGGCAGTATTTACAATTGACATGGGAGAAGTTATACTGTTCGACTGCTCAGCAGATTCAAATCCTCCTAATACTTATCTGTGGATCCAAAGGGGTGACAATACCACTCGTGTAATTAAATATGGACCCCATCTGGAAGTTGTATCTGACGAAGTGGCCCAGAAGACAATGGATTACATGTGTTGTGCTTTCAACAATGTGACCGGAAAACGAGATGAAACTCACTTCACAGTCGTTGTTACTTCTGTAG GATTGGAAAAGCTGGCccagaaaggaaaatctttgtCTTCTCTTGCAGTGATAACTggaatttcattatttttgatCCTAGCTATGGGCTTTTTATTCATATGGAAAAGATATCAGCCATACAAGG tgatacaacagaagctgcagagcag GCCAGAGGCTGATTACAGGAAGGCACAGACATTTTCAG GGCATGAAAGTGCTTTGGATGATTTTGGGATATATGAATTTGTTGCTATTCCTGATCCTGCCAGTAGTTCTAGG gTTTCAAGTCAATCTGTTCCTGGCTCTGACTTTGTTCCAGGCCAGGATATGCTTAGTACAATTTATGAAGTTATTCAGCATGTTCCTGAGCAGCCCCAACAAGATCATCAACAGTAA